Proteins encoded by one window of Candidatus Scalindua japonica:
- the rpsT gene encoding 30S ribosomal protein S20, with protein MPTRKSAKKTIRQDAVRRIRNRSDKSALRTQIKKFVSATKNHDFDEAGKHLSLAAKKLDKIAAKNIIHKKTASRKKSRLAKFLNKHKAAV; from the coding sequence ATGCCAACAAGAAAATCCGCAAAGAAAACAATAAGACAAGATGCCGTTCGCAGAATTAGAAACAGGAGTGATAAATCCGCGTTAAGAACTCAAATAAAAAAATTTGTTTCTGCCACCAAAAACCACGATTTTGATGAGGCGGGGAAACATCTGTCACTGGCAGCAAAAAAGCTTGATAAAATTGCTGCCAAAAATATTATACATAAGAAAACAGCATCACGGAAAAAATCTCGTTTAGCCAAGTTTCTTAATAAACATAAGGCTGCTGTGTAA
- a CDS encoding 2-hydroxyacyl-CoA dehydratase subunit D has translation MINIKSTKKRFAKKLTPYLVRELFRFLNLYSKVTGKGIGKDDLKSFDILSKSIVQLFNLAYKNGSIWTTLFVPSEIIFAMKLHPFSLEIAAALCSKFGQGAHSLTEADLAAIPTDVCSFHRTALGNAYMGVYPRPLFLAGTSTICDSNIKTIKICESITGKQNMIVDVPYEMNDNSVKFLTNQLISLTKCLEKATGKKMEKHALTEAIDLSNQAREKMIELNRIRQDPLSPLAGGDGLGFMVPSHYLAGSQYSVDFYTSMADELKEIIATRRENGEVADEKEIRLLWLELKPYFKADVFDKIKNAGKTKIVFEEINHVYWDKLDPDNPYESLARKLISNHNNGPLDKRLHVIKTLARDYNVDGIIAFSTWGCRRNNAAIPTVKAEMAKEGIPLLNLDGDCVDDTNYMSGQIATRTEGFVEMLSVRK, from the coding sequence ATGATCAATATAAAGAGCACAAAAAAGAGGTTTGCTAAAAAGCTGACACCATATTTAGTTAGAGAACTTTTCAGATTTTTGAATTTATATTCAAAAGTAACCGGCAAAGGTATAGGCAAAGACGATTTAAAGTCTTTTGATATTCTATCTAAAAGCATAGTTCAACTTTTTAATCTTGCCTACAAAAATGGTTCAATATGGACAACTCTTTTTGTACCATCAGAGATTATTTTTGCAATGAAACTGCATCCCTTCTCGTTAGAAATAGCGGCAGCACTCTGCTCAAAATTTGGACAAGGTGCTCATTCTCTCACTGAAGCTGATCTGGCCGCTATACCAACAGATGTTTGCTCTTTCCACAGAACCGCATTAGGAAATGCTTACATGGGTGTCTATCCTCGCCCCCTGTTTCTCGCAGGAACCTCAACGATATGTGACAGCAACATAAAGACAATAAAGATCTGCGAATCTATAACGGGAAAACAGAATATGATAGTAGATGTTCCTTACGAGATGAATGACAACTCCGTTAAATTTCTGACAAATCAATTAATCAGCTTAACAAAATGCCTCGAAAAAGCTACCGGAAAAAAGATGGAGAAACACGCTCTTACAGAAGCCATCGATTTGTCCAATCAAGCAAGAGAGAAAATGATTGAGTTGAACCGTATAAGACAGGACCCACTCTCCCCTCTTGCAGGCGGCGACGGCCTTGGGTTTATGGTCCCAAGCCACTACTTGGCCGGCTCACAATATTCGGTAGATTTTTACACCTCAATGGCAGATGAACTCAAAGAGATAATTGCGACAAGAAGAGAGAACGGAGAAGTGGCCGATGAAAAAGAGATCAGGTTGCTCTGGCTGGAACTAAAACCATATTTTAAAGCAGACGTCTTTGATAAAATCAAAAATGCGGGAAAAACTAAAATAGTTTTTGAGGAAATTAATCACGTCTACTGGGACAAATTAGACCCTGATAATCCTTACGAAAGCCTCGCTCGAAAGCTTATATCCAATCACAACAACGGACCATTAGATAAAAGACTACACGTAATAAAAACTTTAGCCAGAGATTACAATGTAGACGGTATAATCGCATTTTCAACCTGGGGATGCAGAAGAAACAACGCTGCAATACCTACAGTAAAAGCAGAGATGGCTAAAGAGGGCATCCCCCTTTTAAATCTTGATGGCGATTGCGTTGATGATACAAACTATATGTCCGGACAGATCGCCACAAGGACAGAGGGATTTGTTGAGATGTTAAGCGTCAGGAAGTAA
- a CDS encoding histone deacetylase, producing MTTLIYDDVYLKHDTGANHPENAARLINTIEYLRSANIWQTLDVKKPRAATKEEVSAVHTISQIEQIAETAETGGGHLDPDTYVSPDSYEAALYASGALLTAIDLVMDKKTGNAFCLVRPPGHHATPTRSMGFCLFNNVAIAAKYIQSRYNIDRIVIIDWDVHHGNGTQDTFYDDPSVLYFSMHKYPFYPGTGGKEETGRGSGSGFTINVPLSYNTQPQEYIKIFKDMMKKRVKSFKPQFVLISSGFDAYRLDPISGLSLEASDFNTLTKFTRSIANDCCEGRVVSCLEGGYHLLDLPKCVEEHLNGLVCDI from the coding sequence ATGACAACTCTTATTTACGATGATGTTTATTTGAAACATGATACTGGTGCCAATCATCCTGAAAATGCGGCCAGATTAATAAATACTATTGAGTACCTCCGTTCAGCTAATATCTGGCAAACACTGGATGTTAAGAAACCAAGAGCAGCAACTAAAGAAGAAGTCTCTGCGGTTCACACAATCAGTCAAATAGAACAGATTGCTGAAACTGCCGAAACAGGTGGTGGACATTTGGACCCTGACACTTATGTCTCTCCTGATTCATATGAAGCCGCTCTATATGCATCAGGAGCACTGCTCACCGCCATTGATTTAGTAATGGACAAAAAGACAGGCAATGCTTTCTGTTTAGTTCGTCCTCCTGGACATCACGCCACACCAACAAGAAGTATGGGCTTCTGCCTATTTAATAACGTTGCAATCGCCGCAAAGTATATTCAATCAAGATACAATATCGATAGAATTGTTATAATTGATTGGGATGTGCACCATGGTAATGGAACACAGGATACCTTTTATGATGACCCCTCGGTATTGTATTTCTCCATGCACAAATACCCCTTTTACCCGGGTACAGGTGGAAAAGAAGAGACAGGAAGAGGCAGTGGCTCTGGTTTTACAATAAATGTACCTTTATCATATAACACACAACCTCAGGAATATATTAAAATTTTTAAGGATATGATGAAGAAAAGAGTTAAAAGCTTCAAACCACAATTTGTGTTGATCTCTTCCGGTTTCGATGCATATCGTTTAGACCCAATAAGTGGTCTGAGTTTAGAAGCTTCTGATTTCAATACATTAACGAAATTTACGAGAAGCATAGCCAATGATTGCTGCGAAGGGAGAGTTGTTTCCTGCCTGGAGGGTGGATATCACTTGCTGGATTTACCAAAATGCGTAGAAGAACATTTAAACGGCCTGGTATGTGATATTTAG
- the def gene encoding peptide deformylase encodes MEVVTYPNPVLKTKAKPIKEINNEIRQIAEEMLEAMYDARGIGLAAPQVGLSIRLMVLDVTGEKTGERVFINPYISEEKGETLEEEGCLSFPDVMGKIIRSQYIKVIAYNLKGEKLEIEAEGLLGRAWQHEIDHLNGCLFIEKMTPASTIANQPRLKELELSYQNNKAGIS; translated from the coding sequence ATGGAAGTAGTTACTTACCCAAATCCAGTTTTAAAAACCAAGGCAAAGCCAATTAAAGAGATAAACAATGAGATACGTCAAATTGCAGAAGAGATGCTGGAAGCGATGTATGATGCTCGCGGAATTGGCCTTGCAGCACCACAGGTAGGGTTGTCAATTCGCTTAATGGTATTGGACGTAACAGGTGAAAAAACAGGGGAGAGGGTATTCATAAATCCGTATATCAGTGAAGAAAAAGGTGAAACATTAGAAGAAGAGGGCTGCTTGTCATTTCCTGATGTAATGGGTAAGATAATACGGTCGCAATATATTAAAGTCATTGCCTACAACCTTAAAGGGGAGAAGCTTGAAATCGAAGCGGAAGGCTTATTGGGTCGAGCATGGCAGCACGAAATCGATCACTTAAACGGTTGTCTTTTTATCGAAAAAATGACTCCTGCCAGCACAATTGCCAACCAACCGAGACTGAAAGAGCTTGAACTCTCTTATCAAAATAACAAAGCCGGAATTAGTTAG